A genome region from Brassica oleracea var. oleracea cultivar TO1000 chromosome C2, BOL, whole genome shotgun sequence includes the following:
- the LOC106326193 gene encoding cold-inducible RNA-binding protein-like has translation MAKRFTTQLFVSRLSGYTTDQSLRQLFSPFGQIREARLIKDSQTQRPKGFGFVTFESEDDAQKAMKAFDGKIVDGRLIFVEAAKEEPPTTDVNTQGHYKTS, from the exons ATGGCTAAGAGGTTCACAACACAGCTCTTCGTCAGCA GACTATCTGGTTACACAACAGATCAATCGCTAAGGCAGCTGTTTTCACCCTTTGGTCAGATTAGAGAAG CTCGTCTTATTAAGGATTCGCAAACACAGAGACCTAAAGGTTTCGGCTTTGTGACTTTTGAGTCTGAGGATGATGCACAAAAGGCAATGAAAGCTTTCGATGGCAAG ATAGTTGATGGCAGATTGATATTTGTAGAGGCTGCGAAAGAAGAACCACCAACAACTGATGTGAACACACAGGGTCATTACAAAACGAGTTAA
- the LOC106324812 gene encoding probable histone H2A.7 codes for METTGKVKKAFGGRKAGGPKTKSVSKSIKAGLQFPVGRITRFLRKGRYAQRLGGGAPVYMAAVLEYLAAEVLELAGNAARDNKKSRIIPRHLLLAIRNDEELGKLLSGVTIAHGGVLPNINSVLLPKKSAKSTEDVASKSPAKSPKKA; via the exons ATGGAAACCACCGGAAAAGTGAAGAAGGCATTCGGAGGAAGGAAAGCCGGCGGCCCAAAAACCAAATCGGTTTCGAAATCGATCAAGGCCGGTCTCCAATTCCCCGTAGGAAGAATCACTCGTTTCCTGAGGAAGGGACGGTACGCGCAGAGACTCGGTGGCGGAGCTCCGGTTTACATGGCCGCCGTCCTCGAGTACCTCGCAGCCGAA GTTTTGGAGCTTGCCGGTAACGCGGCGAGAGACAACAAGAAGTCGAGGATCATCCCGAGGCATCTTCTCTTGGCGATAAGGAACGATGAGGAGTTGGGGAAGCTTCTGAGCGGAGTCACGATCGCTCACGGTGGTGTGTTGCCTAACATCAACTCTGTGCTTTTGCCTAAGAAGTCTGCCAAGTCGACCGAGGATGTTGCGTCCAAGTCACCAGCCAAGTCTCCTAAAAAGGCTTAA